A single window of Excalfactoria chinensis isolate bCotChi1 chromosome 13, bCotChi1.hap2, whole genome shotgun sequence DNA harbors:
- the NEUROG1 gene encoding neurogenin-1, which produces MMPAEAASSGGVSEPPGAPRERRRRRGRARARTEALLHTLKRSRRVKANDRERNRMHHLNAALDELRSVLPTFPDDTKLTKIETLRFAYNYIWALSETLRLAEQCLPPPPAFRGPPAPPSPGSDAGSWLSSGSPAAPSLCASASGPSSPATSEDCGYVPSDALRAFRGLPPAAPGAPCR; this is translated from the exons AT GATGCCCGCGGAGGCGGCGAGCAGCGGCGGCGTTTCGGAGCCGCCCGGAGCCCCGCGGGAGCGGCGGAGGAGACGCGGCCGTGCGCGGGCGCGGACCGAGGCTTTGCTGCACACCCTTAAACGGAGTCGCCGGGTGAAAGCCAACGACCGGGAGCGGAACCGCATGCACCACCTCAACGCCGCGCTGGATGAACTCCGCAGCGTCCTGCCGACCTTCCCCGACGACACCAAACTCACCAAAATCGAAACCCTGCGCTTCGCTTACAACTACATCTGGGCCCTCTCCGAGACCCTCCGTTTGGCCGAGCAgtgcctccctcctccccccgccTTTCGCGGGCCCCCCGCGCCCCCCAGTCCCGGCAGCGACGCCGGTTCGTGGCTGTCCAGCGGTTCCCCGGCCGCCCCCTCGCTCTGCGCCTCCGCCTCCGGCCCCAGCAGCCCGGCCACCTCCGAGGACTGCGGCTACGTCCCCTCGGACGCCCTGCGGGCCTTCCGCGGGCTGCCCCCCGCCGCCCCTGGCGCTCCCTGCCGCTAG